From the genome of Mucispirillum schaedleri ASF457:
GAAAATTTTATATACTGATGAAATGAACTGCTGTTTAAGCTATGAATTTTTTACTCTTGTTGCTGAATCTGTATTTAATGAGCTTGATATGAGCAGTAATGAATATGAAATATCATTACTTATAACTGATGATGAAACAATAAGAAAGTATAATAAAGAATATAGAAATAAAGACAGAGCAACAGATGTGTTATCTTTTCCTATGGAAGATGATATTATTCTTGGAGATGTTGCTATATCTTTTGAAACTGCAAAAAGGCAGTCAGAAGAAGCAGAAATAAATATAGACAGGGAAGTGGCATTTCTTTTTATACATGGCTTACTGCATCTTTTAGGATATGACCATGAAACAAGTCAGGAAGATGAAGAAGAAATGTTTGCATTACAGGAAAAAATATTAAAAAAACTTGTTGACTATGGCACGGTTTCATAGTTAATATATAATATTACTTAGTATTGGTGATATTTTTATATGGATTATTATTGTAGAAGTTTACTTTTTTCATTCAAAACTATTCTATTCTTTTTATCATGTATTTTAGCAAACAAAATTTTATGTATGGAGTTTAGCCGTGGATATTAGTATCTGGTGGGAGATTGCATTTTTAGTAATTTCTTTATTTTTATCTGCTTATTTTTCAACAATGGAAACAGCAGCAGCTTATCTTAGTGAAGTAAAAACAAAGCAGCTTTTTACAAAAGATGACGAAAACAATCTTTCTGCATGGATTACTCAGCGAAATAAAGTATTAAATACTATATTTTTAGGTAATACATTATTTAATGTAATTAATGTATTTTTAATAATAGATATAATCAGCAAGTATATTTCATCATATACTCTTTTAATTTCTGCAGCTGCTGCATTTATTTTAATATTGATGTTTGGAGAAACTATACCAAAAACTCTTGCCCGCTATGAAGTGATTAGTATTTCTTCCAGGCATGTTAAAATTTTAAGTAAATTTTATATTCTTTTTTTTCCTGTTATATTTATATCGGATATATTAACAGCTTTTTCTTTAAAGCTTTTTGGCAAAAATTTGAAAAAAGACCCTAAATTTTCTGAAGATGAATTGGAATTTTTAATAAATGTTGGTGAAAAGGAAGGTAAACTGCAGCCAGATAAAGGCGAAATGATTACTAATATTTTTGATATTTCAGATATTGATGTAAAGGAAATTATGGTTCCAAGAATTGATGTTACAGCAGTGCCTGAAAATATTTCTACTGAGGAAATAAAAGAAATAATTAGAGAGACTGAATATTCAAGAATACCTGTTTATAGAAACTCACTTGATAATATAATAGGTATATTATATGTAAAAGATTTGATACGCCTTAAAGGAACAGATTACAAAATGGAAGATTTATTAAAACTTTTACGCAAGCCTTTATTTGTGCCTGAAACTAAAAAAATAGACTTAATGCTTAAAGAATTCCAAAAAAATAAACTGCATATAGCGGTTGTTGTTGATGAATATGGCGGCACAGCAGGTATTATCACGATGGAAGATATTTTAGAAGAAATAGTTGGTGATATTTTAGATGAATACGATATAGATAGTGAAGAAATTAAACAAATCTCTGAAAATAAGTATATTATAAATGGCAGAATGAGTGTTAATGATTTCTGTGATTATTTTAATATAGAAGAATTTGATGAAGATGATGACTATGATACTGTTGCAGGTCTTGTGTTTGATATAGCTGGTGAAGTTCCAAAAATAGGAGATGAGTTTATATGGAATAATTTTAAATTTATTATTAAGCGGTTAGAAAATAGAAGAATAGACTTAATGGAAGTAGAAATTTTAGGCGGCAGATATGAATATCAAGAGGAAGCAGGCAATGAATAGCGAAGAAAATAAACCTTTTCATGCAGGGCTTATTGCTTTAGCTGGGCTTCCAAATGCTGGAAAATCTACATTATTAAATACAATTATTGGTGAAAAAATAGCTATTGTATCCCATACGCCACAGACTACAAGAAATGCAATATACGGCATAAAAACTACAAAAGAGTATCAGGCAGTTTTTGTTGATACTCCGGGCTTTCATTCACCAAAAAATACTCTTAATAAAGCAATAGTTCAGCAGGCTGTAGACAGCCTTTCTATTGTTGATGTAATATGTTTATTAGTTGAAGCAGGCGCTAAGAGAGGTAAAGATTTTAATAACCTAGTATCTCTTATAAAAGAA
Proteins encoded in this window:
- the ybeY gene encoding rRNA maturation RNase YbeY, with the protein product MKILYTDEMNCCLSYEFFTLVAESVFNELDMSSNEYEISLLITDDETIRKYNKEYRNKDRATDVLSFPMEDDIILGDVAISFETAKRQSEEAEINIDREVAFLFIHGLLHLLGYDHETSQEDEEEMFALQEKILKKLVDYGTVS
- a CDS encoding hemolysin family protein; the encoded protein is MDISIWWEIAFLVISLFLSAYFSTMETAAAYLSEVKTKQLFTKDDENNLSAWITQRNKVLNTIFLGNTLFNVINVFLIIDIISKYISSYTLLISAAAAFILILMFGETIPKTLARYEVISISSRHVKILSKFYILFFPVIFISDILTAFSLKLFGKNLKKDPKFSEDELEFLINVGEKEGKLQPDKGEMITNIFDISDIDVKEIMVPRIDVTAVPENISTEEIKEIIRETEYSRIPVYRNSLDNIIGILYVKDLIRLKGTDYKMEDLLKLLRKPLFVPETKKIDLMLKEFQKNKLHIAVVVDEYGGTAGIITMEDILEEIVGDILDEYDIDSEEIKQISENKYIINGRMSVNDFCDYFNIEEFDEDDDYDTVAGLVFDIAGEVPKIGDEFIWNNFKFIIKRLENRRIDLMEVEILGGRYEYQEEAGNE